TGGTAACCAACATGCAGTACCGAAAGCATTTCGGCCTTGACATTCAAATCTCCCAAATCAAATACTTTTCCTAAATAATCTTTATTGCCATCAATAGCCAATACGGCAATATCTTTAGGCATGTACGACAACATATCAAATTCCTGATACATCCCGAAAGAGATGTAGGCTTTCTTTTCATCGGGTCCTATTCTGAAACCTCCACTAAACAATTCGATTTGCTCGTTTACAGCAACCTTATCTTTTTTGGTAGTAGAGAAAAGCACATTTCTCAATTTATCATTAAAATCGACTCCATTATCCGCAAATAAATCATAGGCAGAAAACCCGCTCGACCCAACATTTGCAGAAACACCGGACAATAGAGGAACTCCAAAATACCATTTATACTTGACATCCGAACCGGGATTGGTCATCATGGATTGCGGAATTGAAGTGAAGTTATATAGAATTTGTTTATTCTGCGAAAAACAACTCATTGCAATAAACAAAGTAAAAATCAATGCTTTTTTTCTCATTCTATTATAAAATAGGCGGTTACACCTGAGCGTAATTTTATACTTCCCAAGCTATTTTCGGTTAATGCAGGACCTGATGCCATTCTAAGTAAGAAAGCCATTTTTGTTGTCCTTTTTAATATATTTAATTGGGTATTCTCAAATGTTTCCGTTGTTGAAACCAAGTTTTCTGTTCCTGTGTAAGCAGGAATACTAAAGTTAACACTATGAATGGGAGAATCATTAACATCGAGAAACGTTATTTCTAAGGTATAAGCACGGTTAATGGTATTGTTAATTTCAAAATCTAAACCAGCTTTGACCAAATTATTTCTAAAAAAGGAATCATTGAATATGTCAACGGTTGGCACGGCATAAATTACATTTTGTTCTACACCGCCTGTAACAAAATCTTTTGCAGGAATCTCGAAAGAAGCTAAATTCGAAACGAAAACAGGTTCTAATTTGACATCATTTACTTGATTAAAATCTAAATCACTGGCACAAGAAAAACATACTATTACCAGTAACAACAATCCCGAAAATTTTTTAAAAACTGTATTTTTCATAACTTTAAAATAAAAAAGTACTCCTTCTCGAATGGGCATTCATTCGGTTGAAATAGCGTATTGTTGAAACGCTTAACTATAGCAATTATTGCCGTCAATGAAAGGTTCCAAATAATTTTGAAGCTTCGTTGTAGGCACTTTCAAAACTCATGGGGCTCAAATTCGTATTCTCTTTTTTGGAAGTAAAATAAGAAAGCAACTTTTCGGTAGGCATATTTCCCGTTAATTGATCTGTAGCCATCGGGCAACCGCCAAAACCTTGAATCGCGCCGTCAAAACGTCGACAACCGGCATTGTAAGCAGCATCTATTTTTTCAAACCATTTGTCCGGAGTGGTATGGAGATGTGCTCCAAACTCAATCTGAGGATATTTAGGAATCAAATTCGAAAATAAATAACCAATCACATCTGGAGTTGAACTGCCAACGGTATCCGAAAGCGAAAGTATTTTCACTCCCATATCGGCTAATTTCTCCGTCCACTCACCTACTATTTCAGTATTCCAAGGGTCTCCATACGGATTTCCAAAACCCATAGAAAGATAGGCAACCACTTCTTTATTACTTTGATTGGCAATCGCTAAAATTTCACGCAAGGTAATGATCGATTCGGCTATCGTTTTGTGTGTATTTCGCATTTGGAAATTCTCAGAAATAGAAAATGGGAATCCTAAATATTGAATTTCAGGAAAAGCAGCTGCTGCAATTGCGCCTTGCGTATTAGCAATTATAGCTAATAATTTACTTTTTGTTTGGGACAAATCAAGTTGTGCAAGGACTTCGGCAGTATCCTGCATTTGAGGAATCGCTTTTGCGGAAACAAAACTACCAAAATCGATAGTGTCAAAACCAACACGCAATAATGATTGAATGTAAGCCACTTTATTTGCCGTAGGAATAAAGGCTTTTATGCCTTGCATGGCATCGCGTGGACATTCGATAATTTTTACTGTTTCCATAGCGGTTCAAAGATAGGGGAAACAATTATAAATTAAAAAACTTTAGAAACATTCAGAGTACGGCATTTTGAAAAGAATCAAAACACACCACAAGATTAATACTATCAAACAGTTAAAAAATCACATTCCTTTCAAAAGTGATAATTAATGCTCGTTTTCAAACAGCTAAACTATTTTAATCGCTCTAAAATTTTCTTATTTATGGCTTTTACTAAAGAGGGGCCTTCGTAAATAAAACCAGTATAAAGTTGTACCAGACTTGCTCCGGCTTCTAATTTTTCTATAGCATCTTCGGCAGAATGAATTCCTCCTACTCCAATAATTGGGAATGCTTTATTGCTTTTTTCAGATAAAAAACGAATTACTTCGGTAGAACGATGTGCTAATGGTTTTCCAGACATTCCGCCAGTTTCCACTTTATTTTCTGATTGTAAACCTTCTCTTGAAAGCGTTGTATTTGTAGCAATTACTCCCGCGATTTTGGTTTGTTTGACAATATCAATAATGTCTAACAATTGCTCATCGGTCAAATCAGGTGCTATTTTTAATAAAATTGGCTTTTGCTTTGGCTTAGCCAAATTCTTGTTTTCTAATGTCTGAAGCAGTTGCGTTAAAGGCTCTTTGTCTTGTAAGGCGCGTAAATTTGGAGTGTTTGGCGAACTTACATTCACTACAAAATAGTCCACATAATCAAACAATGCGTCAAAACAAATTTCGTAATCTGAAGTAGCTTCTTCGTTTGGCGTCAACTTGTTTTTACCAATGTTTCCACCAATCAGCACTCCATTATTCTTTTTTAATCGAACGATTGCTTCTTGAACACCACCGTTATTGAAACCCATTCTGTTAATAATAGCCTGATCTTCTTTTAAACGGAACAAGCGTTTTTTTGGATTCCCTTCTTGTCCTTTTGGCGTAAGCGTACCGATTTCGATAAAGCCAAAACCAAAATTAGAAAGTTCTTTGTACAAGGAAGCGTCTTTGTCAAATCCTGCTGCCAATCCAACGGGATTTTTAAATTTTAAACCAAAAACTTCTGTTTCTAACCGACTGTCATTGACTTCGTAAAGCGCTTTGAAAAGAGATGGAAAACCTGGGATTTTCGAAACTAATCGTATTAATGAAAAGGTAAAATAATGCACTTTTTCTGGATCAAAACAAAAAAGTATCGGACGAATTAGTAGTTTGTACATGGTTATTATATTGTGTGGTGCAAAAGTAAAGAATAGTTTTCAGTCCCGAAACTTCGGAAGGAGTTTTTACGATGTAAATACCTCATAAAAAAATAGTAAAAGAAAAATACACGCTTCGGAATTGAAAAATCTTTGTTCGAAAATCCAAAAAGGACTTTATTATGCTTTAACCGCATACAAACCTTGTTTATATTTTGTATGTGTTTTTGCAATGACCTATATTTGCATTCCTAAAATAATAAAAAATGATTAAGATTACTTTGCCCGATGGGTCAGTTAAAGAGTTTGCGCCTGGGATTACTCCTATGGATGTTGCTAAAAGCATTAGCGAAGGATTTGCCAGAAACGTAATTTCGGCTTCTTTTGATGGTACAATTGTTGAAACAACGACTCCTTTAACCACAGACGGCAGTCTTATTTTATATACTTGGAATGACGAAGGTGGTAAAAAAGCATTTTGGCATTCTACTTCACACGTAATGGCGCAAGTTCTTGAGGAAATGTATCCTGGAATCAAATTAACGCTTGGACCTGCAATCGCTAATGGGTTTTATTATGATGTGGATTTTGAAGAGCATAAAATCACCGATGCCGATTTCAAAAAAATCGAAGATCGTGTTTTAGAAATTTCAAGAGGAAAATTCGAATTCAAATTGCGTCCGGTATCTAAAGCAGAAGCTCTAGAAACCTACAAAGACAATGTTTATAAAACCGAATTAATTTCGAATCTTGAAGATGGAACCATCACGTTTTGTGACCACTCTACTTTCACCGATTTATGTCGTGGTGGACATATTCCTAACACCGGAATCATCAAAGCGATGAAAATCATGAGCGTTGCCGGAGCGTATTGGAGAGGAGACGAAAAGAACAAACAGTTGACACGTGTTTACGGAATTTCGTTCCCTAAACAAAAAGACTTAACAGAATACCTGGAATTATTGGAAGAGGCAAAACGTCGCGACCATAGAAAACTAGGAAAAGAATTAGAATTGTTTGCGTTTTCACAAAAAGTAGGTGCAGGTTTGCCATTGTGGTTACCAAAAGGCGCCGCTTTGAGAGATCGTTTAGAGCAATTCTTGAAAAAAGCACAGAAAAAAGCAGGATACGAACAAGTAGTTACACCACATATTGGTCAAAAAGAATTGTATGTAACTTCGGGTCATTATGCAAAATATGGTGCCGATAGTTTCCAACCGATAAATACTCCTGCTGAAGGTGAAGAGTTTTTATTGAAACCGATGAACTGTCCTCACCACTGCGAAATTTATAATGTACGTCCTTGGTCTTACAAAGATTTACCAAAACGTTACGCTGAATTTGGAACGGTTTACAGATACGAACAAAGTGGTGAATTACACGGTTTGACTCGTGTACGTGGCTTTACTCAGGATGATGCTCATATTTTCTGTACACCAGAACAATTAGACGAAGAGTTCAAAAAAGTAATTGACTTGGTACTTTATGTATTTGGTTCATTAGGGTTTGAAAACTTTACCGCTCAGATTTCTTTAAGAGACAAAGAAAACAAAGATAAATACATTGGTACAGACGAAAATTGGGAGAAAGCAGAAAATGCAATCATCAATGCTGCTGCCGATAAAGGACTAAATACAGTAGTTGAATACGGAGAAGCCGCTTTCTATGGTCCAAAGCTGGATTTCATGGTAAAAGATGCTTTGGGAAGACAATGGCAATTAGGAACAATTCAAGTTGATTATAACTTGCCAGAACGTTTTGAATTGACTTACAAAGGATCTGACAATGAATTACATAGACCCGTGATGATTCACAGAGCTCCATTTGGTTCAATGGAACGTTTTATCGCTATTTTACTAGAACACACGGCAGGAAATTTCCCACTCTGGTTAATGCCTGAACAAGCTATAATATTGTCTTTGAGCGAGAAATATGAAATATATGCCAAAAAAGTTTTAGATTTGCTAGAAAATCACGAAATTCGCGCCCTCATTGATAATAGAAACGAGACAATCGGTAAGAAAATTAGAGATGCCGAAATGCAAAAAACACCGTTTATGTTGATTGTAGGTGAAGAAGAAGAGAAAAACGGTACCATTTCTATCCGTCGTCATGGACAAGAAGGTAAAGGAAATATCAGCGTTACAATAGAAGAATTTGCTGCTATTGTAAACGAAGAGATTAGCAAAACATTAAAAGTATTTACAGTTTAACTTAAATTATAAAGTCATAGCAATAAGAAGCAACAGAGGTTACCAACCTCGCGTAGAAAAAAAAGATGCACACAGAATAAATAATTTTATTCGTGGTGTACAAGAAGTAAGACTTGTAGGTGAAAACATTGAGCCTGGAGTTTTTAAACTTGCAGAAGCTTTAAGATTAGCGGACCAATTTGAATTGGATTTGGTTGAAATTTCACCAAATGCTGATCCACCAGTTTGTAAAATCATGGATTACAAGAAATTTGTTTACGAACAAAAGAAACGTGATAAGGTTTTAAAAGCCAAATCTACACAAGTAGTTGTGAAAGAAATCCGTTTTGGCCCTCAAACAGATGAGCATGATTATGAATTTAAGAGAAAGAACGCGGAGAAATTCCTAAAAGAAGGCGCAAAATTAAAAGCTTTTGTATTCTTCAAAGGACGTTCGATTATCTATAAAGATCAAGGTCAAATCTTGTTATTAAGATTAGCTACAGATCTTGAAGAATTTGGTAAAGTAGAAGCGATGCCAGTTCTTGAAGGAAAGAGAATGATTATGTTCATTGCTCCTAAAAAGAAAAAATAAGTCTTAAAGTCGAAAGTCTTAAAGTAAAAAGTCAGCAACTGACATTCAAACTTTAGACGTTCAAACTTTAGACTAAAGATAAGTAAGTAAGAATAAATTAAAACACTAGGAAAAAATGCCTAAAATGAAAACCAAATCTAGCGCCAAGAAACGTTTCAAAGTTACTGGTTCTGGAAAGATTAAAAGAAAGCATGCTTTTAAAAGTCACATCTTGACTAAAAAATCTAAAAAACGTAAATTAGCTTTGACACACTCAGCGCTAGTTCACTCTACAGATATGAAAAGCATCAAACAACAATTAAGAATTATTTAATTAAGTATTAAAGTTGCAAAGTCAAAGGTCATAAAGACTTTCGACATTCGACTTGAAAAACTTTTGACTAAATAGTCTTTAGGTTAAAACAATTTCAATAACCTTGGAGTATGGCTTTTAAGTTCTCTTGATTAAATTCGGGACGCCTGCTACAAAAAAACAGTAAAAATTATGCCAAGATCGGTAAATTCAGTTGCTAAAAGAGCAAGAAGAAAAAAAATAATGAAGCAAGCCAAAGGTTTCTTTGGTAGACGTAAAAACGTTTGGACAGTTGCTAAGAATGCGGTAGAGAAAGCAATGTGCTACGCTTACCGTGACAGAAAAGTGAATAAAAGAAATTTCCGTGCTTTATGGATTCAACGTATCAACGCTGGAGCTAGATTGGAAGGAATGTCTTATTCTCAATTCATGGGGAAAGTAAAAGCTAACAATATCGAATTGAACCGTAAAGTTCTTGCAGATTTAGCGATGAACCACCCAGAAGCTTTCAAAGCAATACTTAATAAAGTAAAATAAACGTTTTATCAACTCAATTTAGATTACTTACTTATATAGAAAAACCCATTCGTTCTGCGAATGGGTTTTCTGGTTTATAATAACCTTTATCATCAAAAAATCACTTATTTGTAATATACTTTTTTATAATATAAGGACTTATTTTCTTTAATGTTTTTCCGGTTATAGGATGAAGACCGGGTTGGGAAAAATATTCATATTTCCCTGTTATTGGTTCTTTCCCATACCAAACCATTGGTAAATCATGCAATCCATTTTTAAAAAAAGTAGTGGTATCACAAACCGATATCTTCCTGAAATGATCTACTTCAAATTGATTAATAGGCTTTACATCTTCCTTATTCTTAACCTCATCATAACCTACTACTTCATAATGATTCTCAACCCATATCATTCCGTTTTTATTTGGAAAACAAATACTCTTTAAGCTATACCCCAGCGAAGTAAATAACAAAAGAACAAAAAAACCAATTATTACCTTTCCTCTAAAAGAAAACCTTTTTACAGGCTCAAGACCTTGAATGAAATCTGTTACATTCAATTTATTCTTACCCCCACTTATTTTTACACTTACAATTCCTTTATTATCATCATAATCTCCGTTTCGAAACTTGACGTAAGGTCTTGGACTAAAATCAACCAAAACAGCTATCAAATTCAAACTTTCAATCTGAGTAATATCAGTATTCTTAATCAAAAAATTTATAAAAGGTCTGAACTTATCAGTATCAAACTTTTCTATTTGTTTGATTTTATCTTCCTTTTCTTCAAAATTGAAAAACCGATCAAAAATCCCCTTATCAACCAAGTCCTTATTTATTTCAAAAATCAAAGCACATAATTTTTTAATTTTTGCAGGAGAAGGATTTATTAAATAATCCGAAAAATCACCAGATTTTACTCCTTCGTATTTTTCCTTAATAGCCTTTTTATATCCATCAAGTGTATTCATGTTAAGTCAGTTTATTGGAATTATTTGGAATCTGCCGGAATTGGGTGGAATCATTGGAATGATTGGAATTCCATACCATTTCCTCTTCATAATCAGCATTCCTTTGCCTTAGAATTAGTTTTTGTCTTATCCTGCAATTAAGACAAATGTACGAAACTAGTTTCAAAAAAGGTGTCGCTAAACAGTACAGAAAATTTATCCGGGAAGTATAAATCATTCTATTCTGTTTTAGCACACTCACTTCCCAAAAAGAATAAAAGAGCAGTCCCAAAAAAAAGGATTTCCAGCTCAGCTAAGCTTCGATTTCAATTTCGAACAGCACAACTTATGTCTAATTTTTAATTCCAAAAAAATGAAAAAAGTATTTTTAGCCTCAATGTTTCTTTTAATAAGCACAATAATGGCATCCTGCACTAATGACGAGGTCGAAACTAAGCCAAACAATTCTAAAACACAAATAACCGCAGAAACCGGAGGAGATTCCAGTGGGCAAACTCCAATAAGTCCACCTAAAAGATAATACAAATATTGTTAATTAGAAAAGTGCACAATTTTAATTAATTTCAGTAATTTCGGGAAATGATACTCAAAAAGTTCCATTTCCCGATTTTTCTATTAGTACCAATCCTACTAATGACTTTGCAATCCTGTAAAAAAGAACAACACATTAGTCCGGAGTCAAAATCCAATTTTGATTATGATAAAATTTTAGATCTGGCAGAAAAAAATTTAGAGTCTCAAAATTTTGACAGTGCCTTTTATTACTATAATAAAATTAAATCAAATTGCGACCCAAATAAAGAACAAGATGAAATTATCTATGCTTTATTACGAATGGCTTACATCCAACAAACGCAAGGTGACTACTCTAGTAGCGAAACCAGTGCGACAGAAGCAATTTCTTATTTCAAAAAAAATACAGACTCTTATTATAAAGTAGCCAGCTATAATTTATTAGCTATAAATTACAAACAGTTATTTGATTTTAACAACAGTATCTATTACTACAAGCAAGCTTTAAATTTAGCAGAAGATGAATTACAAAAGGCAGTTATTCTAAACAATATTGCTGTTGTATATATGGATAAGGACAAATATTCCCACGCTATAAAAATTCTTATGCCTTTATCCTTAAAAAAAGAGGTTATAAATAATTCAGATAATTATGCCAGGGTCTTAGATAACTTAGGTCGTTGCTATTATAAAATTGGAAATCACAAAAGCATTGATTATCTAAAACAATCCTTAGCTATTAGAAACAAATTCAAAAATGACTACGGATTAACCACCAGTTATCTTAATATTTCTGAATTTTATGAAAAAACTCAACCCCACATCGCGACTAAATATGCCAAATTAGCTTATGAAAAAGCAACTATAGTTAATAATGTTGATGACCGTCTGAAAGCATTAGCTTCAATAATCAGAAACAGCGACGGAGATCAGTCTAAAACCTATTCTGCAGCCTACCTCTACATTAACGACAGCATCAATAAAATAAGACAGAAAGCGAAAAATCAATTTGCTAAAATTAAATATGACTCTAAAAAAGAACGAGATGAAAATTTAAAACTCAAAACTCAAAGAGCAGAAAATGCACTTCAATTAGAACAACAAAAAAACAGCAATCTCTTTTTATCTTTTGTTATTGTTCTTGGTATTATTGCTACACTTTTTCTAATTTATTTTTTTAAAGAAAGAAGTAAAAAAGAAAAAATTAAAACATCTTATGATACAGAAACCCGAATTTCAAAAAAATTACATGATGAACTGGCCAATGATGTTTACCACGCAATGGCTTTTGCCGAAACCCAAGATTTATCTTCGAGTGAGAATAAAGAATTATTACTTACGAACCTTGATACCATTTATTCAAGAACGCGGAATATTTCAAAAGAAAACAGTGCGATAGAAACCAGAATTAATTTTGTGGGAAACCTAAAAGAAATGATGGCTGCTTTCAATACCCAAGAAGTAAATATTTTAGTCAACGGATGGGAAGCTTGTCCTTGGAACATTTTAAAAGATGAAACAAAAATAACACTCTATCGCGTGCTACAAGAATTATTAGTTAACATGAAAAAACACAGTAAATGCAGTTTAGTCGTAATTACTTTTAAAAAAAATAAAAATAAATTAGAAATAGATTACAGTGATAACGGGCTTGGAGCAACATCTGAAGAAATAAATATGAAGAATGGACTTCAAAATGTGGAAAACCGTATTCTTGGTATAAAAGGAACTATTACTTTTGACACAGTATCCAAAAAAGGATTCAAAGCAAGTCTCACATTACCCATTTAATCATTTAATTCTATGTTCAACAAAGTTTTAGTTGCAGAAGATTTAGACACTATCAATTTGTCAATGGTTCAGGCGCTCAAAGACCTCAATGTTAACGAAATTCACTATGCTAAATACTGTGACGAAGCCTATCTGAAAATCAAGAGAGCATTACATGATAAGACTCCATATGATTTATTAATCAGCGATTTATCATTTAAAACAGACCATCGGGAAAGTCAATTAAATTCAGGAGACGAACTTATAGAAGCAGCAAAAAAAGCGCAACCTGACTTAAAAACTATCGTTTTCTCTATTGAAGATAAATCCTTCAAAATAAAATCCCTTTTTAATACATTAGGAATTAATGCTTATGTTTGTAAAGGTCGTAATAGCATTCCTGAACTAAAAAAAGCAGTCCAACGCATTTATGACAACGACGAAAAAACTATTTCTACTGAATTATCCCACGCTCTGAGAGATAACTCACTTTATGAGATTGAAGCCTTTGATATTGCACTGCTAAAATCATTATCTAAAGGACTTACTATTGAAGATATTTCATTAGAATTTAAAGATTCAGGGGCATTTCCTTCAAGCTATAGCAGCTTAGAAAAGCGCATTAATAAGCTAAAAATATATTTTAAAGCGAACAACAAAGTACATCTCATTGCCCTTGCCAAAGATTTTGGATTAGTATAATCACTTTAAAAAATAGCTACTATTTAATAGCAAATTGAGTGAAAATTAAGTTAATTTTATTACAAGATTATATTCTTTAAAAACAGGTCCCAAAACTGTATTATAACGAATAAAAACACAGATTAACGATTTAATACTTCTTTTAGAATTATTTTATTTTACTTTATATATGAGTTTTTTCGTATGCAAGAAAAACAAATGTAAAATTGATTTTTTAGGAATTATAAAATATACTTACAAAAGTACAACTATCATTTTTAAGTCATTTTTATCCTTGATAAACTTACTTTTTTTGCCTTAAGTTTGTAATAAAAATTACATTCTTTAATCTAAAATTAAAAAAAAAGAATGAAAAATTTCACTCTAAAACTATCACTGTTTTTAATGATTCTGTTAACATCTTGTACTCAAAAAACTGAGATTGTTAATCTAAAAAGTTCTTTTTATATTCCCTCTCAGGATAAAACATGTGCATTAAAAAACGGTATTCATAAGGGCTCAATGTATTACTATGACAAAAAAACAGCTTATTCCAGAACCTATATTTCAGAAATTGAAATCCATGATTGCGAAATAAATAAAATAATTTTTGAAGATGGAACTTCTCTCAACAAAAACCAGATCTATTCTACACCTATAGACAAAAAAGGAAAAGTTACTATCACTACTGATAAAGGTATAATCTATGAAGTTTCCATAAAAAAATAAAAAAAAAGATATTTATTTTAATGAAATGAGGAAAACCGTAAAATAATATTTTTTTATCATGGTAAGTTTACCAAACTAATAAACCTCTCCATGGAAATCTTAAATTTTTCTAGTACTGATTACTTATTAATGCTCGAATTAGTTGTACTTTTTTTGAGTATATTCGTTATAATCTTTTTACTATATAAAATCCGAAAAAAATAGTACTAAAATTAAAAGCTAAAAATGTATTCTTACCTGTAAACCGTACTTCGTTTTATACAGGCAATCTATATAAACGTTTCAAAAAAATTCACATAAAAGCTATAAGATAAAATCAAAACTATCCAATAAAAATAATATTTTAGCTTTATAATAACACCCCAAATTTTAAAAATTGAAACCTCTTTACTGCTTACTATTTTTCCTAATTTCCTTTACTGCTTTCTCCCAAACGAAAATCTTATCTTGGAATTTGGAGAATTTTGGACAATCAAAATCAGAATCAACAATACTTTATATTGCTAACCTACTTCGTAATTATGACCTCATCGCTATTCAAGAAGTAGTCGCAGGTTATGGTGGCGCACAAGCTGTAGCAAAACTAGCTGATGAACTCAATCGGAAAGGTGCCAAATGGGATTATGTGATTAGTGACCCAACCAGCAGCAATGCATACAAAACAGAACGTTATGCTTTCATCTGGAAAACGAATAAACTAAAAAAAATAGGTCGCCCTTGGCTAGAAAAAAAATACCATCTTGAAATTGACAGGGAACCATTTTATTGCACCTTTCAATATGAAAATAAACAATTTACTATCGTTAATTTTCATGCCATAACCAAAAGCAAACAACCCGAAACTGAGATTAAATATTTTAAGTTTTTACCAGACTTATACCCAACCCTAAATTTAATTTTTGCAGGTGATTTTAATTGTCCTCAATCGCATACTGTCTTTAATCCTTTGAAAAAAATAGGATATACCTCAATTTTGATTAATCAAAAAACATCTTTAAAGCTAGAATGCAGAAACGAGAATTGTCTTGCTTCAGAATTCGATAATATCTATTTTAATACTTCAAAATTCAATACTATTCAATCCGGTTATATTCCTTTTTATAAAAATTTTAATTCATTGAAAGAAGCAAGAACAGTTTCTGATCATATTCCAATTTGGTTTGAATTTTCTTTAAATTAATTGCTTCAAAAAACCTGACAGTCTTAGAATAACAAATCAGGTTTGTATTT
This region of Flavobacterium lacustre genomic DNA includes:
- a CDS encoding hydroxymethylglutaryl-CoA lyase; translation: METVKIIECPRDAMQGIKAFIPTANKVAYIQSLLRVGFDTIDFGSFVSAKAIPQMQDTAEVLAQLDLSQTKSKLLAIIANTQGAIAAAAFPEIQYLGFPFSISENFQMRNTHKTIAESIITLREILAIANQSNKEVVAYLSMGFGNPYGDPWNTEIVGEWTEKLADMGVKILSLSDTVGSSTPDVIGYLFSNLIPKYPQIEFGAHLHTTPDKWFEKIDAAYNAGCRRFDGAIQGFGGCPMATDQLTGNMPTEKLLSYFTSKKENTNLSPMSFESAYNEASKLFGTFH
- the rplT gene encoding 50S ribosomal protein L20; this encodes MPRSVNSVAKRARRKKIMKQAKGFFGRRKNVWTVAKNAVEKAMCYAYRDRKVNKRNFRALWIQRINAGARLEGMSYSQFMGKVKANNIELNRKVLADLAMNHPEAFKAILNKVK
- the thrS gene encoding threonine--tRNA ligase, whose amino-acid sequence is MIKITLPDGSVKEFAPGITPMDVAKSISEGFARNVISASFDGTIVETTTPLTTDGSLILYTWNDEGGKKAFWHSTSHVMAQVLEEMYPGIKLTLGPAIANGFYYDVDFEEHKITDADFKKIEDRVLEISRGKFEFKLRPVSKAEALETYKDNVYKTELISNLEDGTITFCDHSTFTDLCRGGHIPNTGIIKAMKIMSVAGAYWRGDEKNKQLTRVYGISFPKQKDLTEYLELLEEAKRRDHRKLGKELELFAFSQKVGAGLPLWLPKGAALRDRLEQFLKKAQKKAGYEQVVTPHIGQKELYVTSGHYAKYGADSFQPINTPAEGEEFLLKPMNCPHHCEIYNVRPWSYKDLPKRYAEFGTVYRYEQSGELHGLTRVRGFTQDDAHIFCTPEQLDEEFKKVIDLVLYVFGSLGFENFTAQISLRDKENKDKYIGTDENWEKAENAIINAAADKGLNTVVEYGEAAFYGPKLDFMVKDALGRQWQLGTIQVDYNLPERFELTYKGSDNELHRPVMIHRAPFGSMERFIAILLEHTAGNFPLWLMPEQAIILSLSEKYEIYAKKVLDLLENHEIRALIDNRNETIGKKIRDAEMQKTPFMLIVGEEEEKNGTISIRRHGQEGKGNISVTIEEFAAIVNEEISKTLKVFTV
- the infC gene encoding translation initiation factor IF-3; protein product: MAIRSNRGYQPRVEKKDAHRINNFIRGVQEVRLVGENIEPGVFKLAEALRLADQFELDLVEISPNADPPVCKIMDYKKFVYEQKKRDKVLKAKSTQVVVKEIRFGPQTDEHDYEFKRKNAEKFLKEGAKLKAFVFFKGRSIIYKDQGQILLLRLATDLEEFGKVEAMPVLEGKRMIMFIAPKKKK
- a CDS encoding tetratricopeptide repeat-containing sensor histidine kinase encodes the protein MILKKFHFPIFLLVPILLMTLQSCKKEQHISPESKSNFDYDKILDLAEKNLESQNFDSAFYYYNKIKSNCDPNKEQDEIIYALLRMAYIQQTQGDYSSSETSATEAISYFKKNTDSYYKVASYNLLAINYKQLFDFNNSIYYYKQALNLAEDELQKAVILNNIAVVYMDKDKYSHAIKILMPLSLKKEVINNSDNYARVLDNLGRCYYKIGNHKSIDYLKQSLAIRNKFKNDYGLTTSYLNISEFYEKTQPHIATKYAKLAYEKATIVNNVDDRLKALASIIRNSDGDQSKTYSAAYLYINDSINKIRQKAKNQFAKIKYDSKKERDENLKLKTQRAENALQLEQQKNSNLFLSFVIVLGIIATLFLIYFFKERSKKEKIKTSYDTETRISKKLHDELANDVYHAMAFAETQDLSSSENKELLLTNLDTIYSRTRNISKENSAIETRINFVGNLKEMMAAFNTQEVNILVNGWEACPWNILKDETKITLYRVLQELLVNMKKHSKCSLVVITFKKNKNKLEIDYSDNGLGATSEEINMKNGLQNVENRILGIKGTITFDTVSKKGFKASLTLPI
- the rpmI gene encoding 50S ribosomal protein L35 → MPKMKTKSSAKKRFKVTGSGKIKRKHAFKSHILTKKSKKRKLALTHSALVHSTDMKSIKQQLRII
- a CDS encoding quinone-dependent dihydroorotate dehydrogenase, whose product is MYKLLIRPILFCFDPEKVHYFTFSLIRLVSKIPGFPSLFKALYEVNDSRLETEVFGLKFKNPVGLAAGFDKDASLYKELSNFGFGFIEIGTLTPKGQEGNPKKRLFRLKEDQAIINRMGFNNGGVQEAIVRLKKNNGVLIGGNIGKNKLTPNEEATSDYEICFDALFDYVDYFVVNVSSPNTPNLRALQDKEPLTQLLQTLENKNLAKPKQKPILLKIAPDLTDEQLLDIIDIVKQTKIAGVIATNTTLSREGLQSENKVETGGMSGKPLAHRSTEVIRFLSEKSNKAFPIIGVGGIHSAEDAIEKLEAGASLVQLYTGFIYEGPSLVKAINKKILERLK
- a CDS encoding response regulator, which translates into the protein MFNKVLVAEDLDTINLSMVQALKDLNVNEIHYAKYCDEAYLKIKRALHDKTPYDLLISDLSFKTDHRESQLNSGDELIEAAKKAQPDLKTIVFSIEDKSFKIKSLFNTLGINAYVCKGRNSIPELKKAVQRIYDNDEKTISTELSHALRDNSLYEIEAFDIALLKSLSKGLTIEDISLEFKDSGAFPSSYSSLEKRINKLKIYFKANNKVHLIALAKDFGLV
- a CDS encoding endonuclease/exonuclease/phosphatase family protein codes for the protein MKPLYCLLFFLISFTAFSQTKILSWNLENFGQSKSESTILYIANLLRNYDLIAIQEVVAGYGGAQAVAKLADELNRKGAKWDYVISDPTSSNAYKTERYAFIWKTNKLKKIGRPWLEKKYHLEIDREPFYCTFQYENKQFTIVNFHAITKSKQPETEIKYFKFLPDLYPTLNLIFAGDFNCPQSHTVFNPLKKIGYTSILINQKTSLKLECRNENCLASEFDNIYFNTSKFNTIQSGYIPFYKNFNSLKEARTVSDHIPIWFEFSLN